One Spinacia oleracea cultivar Varoflay chromosome 4, BTI_SOV_V1, whole genome shotgun sequence DNA segment encodes these proteins:
- the LOC130459353 gene encoding ubiquitin-like-specific protease 1 yields the protein MKTMMLGLKEGEHVKVHCTKRTFNMEKDFEISVTVEDTDQLLSGAWLNISIIQVFATALSELCFHDDCHPNSIGFMCPEMISATMLKSDADRILLYMTRSMSALSSKTFILCPYYEKSHWMLLVLCLSKREVYKFDSQQKKRNLMIKEPLNNAFRSYKRLGGQSKGTKLTWIPAQCAQQPGSLDCGYYVMRFMYDIIMNHGNSQDLTKDFSRTLPYSAEEINEVKDFWADYFMNNVEFLA from the exons atgaaaactatgatgttgggattaaaagaaggggagcacgttaaggtacattgcactaaaaggacattcaatatggaaaaggactttgaaattagtgtcaccgttgaagacaccgatcaacttctctcgggagcatggctcaatatatcaataatacaagtttttgctac ggctttgagtgagttgtgttttcacgatgattgtcaccccaatagtattggattcatgtgcccggagatgatctcggccaccatgttaaagtccgatgcagatcgaattctattgtacatgacgaggtccatgagtgcacttagttctaagacattcatcttatgtccatactacgaaaa gagtcactggatgcttttagttctttgcttgtctaaacgtgaggtctacaaatttgattctcaacagaagaagagaaatttgatgattaaggagccactaaacaa tgcttttcggagttacaagagactaggtggacaatctaagggaactaaattaacatggattccagcacag tgtgctcaacaaccgggatcactagattgtggctactacgtcatgcgttttatgtacgacataataatgaatcatggtaatagtcaagatcttactaag gatttttcaagaacattgccttattcagcggaggagattaatgaggtgaaagatttttgggcagattacttcatgaacaatgtcgaatttttagcttaa